The genome window AGTAGAAAATGTACAAAAGaaatatttctttcaacaaaTGAAGTAATTCATATTTTATAATCATATGGTATACTTGAGGACAAGGCAGTGCTTGCAACCACTGAAATGTGATTTCCAATCTTATGTCCAATGAGCATTCTCATTGTTTGTAAGTATGGGAAGACTACAAATGTTGCAATAATACTCCACCATGTTGACAACGTAGTTAGAACAAAGTTGAGCAACCTGGAAACAAATTACAATGCAAGCAAAAGAAATAAACCTCACTTGATAGGTTCAAGCCATGTACATTTGAATCAAACACTAATTCATTCAAGTATGTCCGCCATTACTTCTTTTGTACTAGAACTATGGAAACATTCAAGTCCAACATTACTATAGTCTATGACACACATACATCTCACATAATCTATTATCGATGAGTCAAATGTACAAATGCTGCACTAACATTTCACAAAATTAACATCAATGAGTACGAGTGCTGGGCATACATTTTATAGGATATAATTAACAACAATGAGTCAAATGTTCGAATGCTACACATGCAGACACtaacagaaaagaaaatcaagttACGAAAGTTACTAGGCATCAAACTCTTCTTCACCATATCCCTCCAAGACTCTCTCTGTGTCAGACTCGAACTTAATTTCTTCatcatctccttcttcttcttccgtgTCCTTATCTGATATAAAATCTTCTTCATGAAGTTCTCTTACTTCAACATTTTTAGAACTCCCCCTAGGCTCTAGGGAACTACCTACCTTTGATGTCTCTCCAATTCCTGAGCCAAGCTCAAGTTCTTCATCACCACCCTCCACAATCCATCCTTGAGCCATACTAGCTTCACTTGCAAGTAGTATGTTCACTTTCTTCtcattctctcttttcttcttattCATAATCCTTGCATTAAATTGGACATAGACTAAATTATTTAACCTTGTTGTATCTAGTCTATTCCTTTTCTTTGTATGTATACCTTCAAAAGAACTCCAATTTCGTTCACAACCggatgaacttgtagtcaaTGAGAGTATCTTTATAGCTATCCTTTGCAAATGAGGCACACCATTTCCATAATTATACCACCATGCaactaatgaagaaaaaaagcaCACAATTAGTAATGAAAAATAAGTAGTAAActcaaatttaataaataaaatataagcatATGTGAATATTCATACCCGGATTATAGTTTTCATCATTCTCAACGCATCCAAGTTCGGCCAAATGTCTTCCAAATCCACCTTCTTTTATTCTATACTTGTGCATCTCAACGTTTATCACTTGGTTTTGAACCTCATAGTTATCGGGGAAGAACTTCTCAACACAAGTAAAAATCCTCTCCATGACAATTGGATCATGTTGTATgctttgatctttgaagaaataATAAGGGTTGAAGAGGTAGCTCACCAAATGCAATCGACTATCAAGCCGATCACGAGCTTTTTCATCAATAATTTGAAGAATTTGTTAATAGTTGGCCTCATTGTTCTTGAATGTCTCTTTAATCTCCATCTTTGCTTTTTGTAGCTCTCCATACAAAAATCCCATTGATGGCTTCTTATCCCCATCCACAATTCGAAGTAGCTTGAATAAAGGTTCAAATACTTTCAAGCAAAGTAAGACCCCACTCCAAAAATGTGAACTCAATATAGTAGCATATGCCGTTTTCCCCTTTGTAGTCTTGACATGTTTGCATTGTTCTCATTCTTCACTAGCAACCATAACCTTCAAGTCTTTTTTCTTATCCATCAAGCTTTGCAATGTGAGGAAAGAAGTTGCAAATCTAGTGACTCCGGGCCTTATTATGTCTCTTTTCTTGGTATGTTTCCTCATCAATGCCAAAGTTTTATGATGTGCATAAATGAAGATGGTGAAAGCCTTTGCCTTGTTAATAACTCCTTTGAACCTAGGGAGATTACCAAtcccttgaagcatgaaattcaaagtatgagtggcacatgatgtccaaaacatatTCGGCCTCTTTTTCTTCATCATGTTTGCCGCCACCATATTGTTAGAAGCATTATCGGTTACCACTTGAATCACATTTTGAGGCCCAATTTCTTCAACACACTTGTCAACATATTCAAAGACATATTCTCCGGTGTGTACTTCACTAGAGCATTCCTTAGAAGAAAGAAATATGGTGCCTTCCTTGCAATTGACACATAAATTCATTATGCTTCTTCTTTTTCGATCACTCCAAGCATCGGTCATGATTGAGCAACCATTCAAAGCCCACTCTTCTTCATGTTTCTTGAGTGACCTTTTTACTCTTTCTACCTCTTCTTTCAATAATGGCTCCCTTAATTCGTATTGGCTTGGAGGTAGGTAACCCGGGCCAAATTGACCAACCGCTTCCATCACACGCTTGAAGTTATCATTATCAATAGCATAGAAAGGAATACCGGCTTCATACACCCATCGAGTCACATATTGATCCACTTGATGTGCTATTTccttccaaattgcatcatggaTGTTTTGTCGCCAAGTCTTCTTACTTCCCTCATTTGAAGAATCAGGATTGATGGCGGATGCAAACCTATCCATAGGTCCAAGAGTGCGAGGCCTTTTCCTTGACCCAATCActtcaatgtcttcttcttcttcttgaatttgttgaagttgcaccTCTTCCCTCACTTCCACATTGTGCTTATccctttgtttcttcttattttttgctTCTTCTAATGCGGCTCTACATTTGGCTTTATCTTCATCCGAAAACTTTGTGCATGCCGCTACATTTCCCCTTATGTTGGCTACATGTTGTTTTAATCTATGTACTCTACCACTAATGATTTTGTTACACAACTTACATTTCACCTTATCTGTGTTTGTAGGATTTGCCAAGATCCCATATTCACATCCCACATCCTCCGAGCTACGCTTCAACACATTTTCAGATTGAGAGGAGGACGACATTGCAGTAGATGCTCTAGAAGATGAAGTACCAGTCATCATACAAGAAACAATcctaaaatttatataaaatagaCATTACAAACTTTTAGGTCTTAATCTCCCACAAAAAAACTATCACAGTATTTTAACTTATAAGCCAACTcagattgttttgtttttctattttggtCAAAGCATAACGTTTTAAAGTGAGTAAAATGGATCATGCAATGTCAAGATCAATATATCTACTGCAATGGCTCAGAACAATGCATCAAAGTGAGTAAAATGGCTCAGAGTCAGAACCCCTGCATCAAAGCTAGCAGCAAAAGCAGATAATGATATTGCGATGGGAATCCGACAAAGAATGGTGAATAAGCTAAATGAATCTTCCAAACATACACTTTAGAGAGAACAATGCACACATTCAGAATTTGTTGTTTTATATATGTGCTTAGGATCTTAAAAGAAGTATATGCAAATCAAACAATTCATTACATAAGCGAAAGAAGTATCTCGCAGCAGATAAACAGCTTTCCAACCCCTGTAAATATTTTCGCAGCTATAACTAGTAGCACCTATAAATCACCATCCTTCTAAAGCTAATAAATTTTGACAGATTTGTAAGGCACACAGCCACACACAGCTGCAATGATCCCCATTTACTCCATTCGACTGAAGACAAAAGGCACGGAATACATAAATCCAAAACCCTACCTATTGTATTCCACATATCCAAGTCGTTTCTTCTCAGTCAAGTACTTTTAACAAGCCCCACCAATTCACAAACTTACTATAAAACTTGAACCTCCAGTAAGTTTGTCAATTGTTCCCCATTCCCCTACAAATATTTTGAGGTGAATTTTATGCTAACCTGGATTTTTATCCTCTGACCACATATAAAATTTACCACCTTTATAAAAGATTATACATGGACATTACCTCTACATCTCTCCCACTTTCTTCAATTATTTCCAataattgttttctttcttcaactGTAACTTGTTACCGTGACCTATACACACATACCTCGTACTTTCCAGACCTTTAGCTCAATCATTCATATATGAATCATATATAGTATATACAATACGGTCACAATCTCATAAAGTCGGCCATTGCACCAAATCCTTATGAAAACAAATGTGTCAAAACTTATAAACTTGCAAAGGCATTACCTGATTGTAGTCTCCTTGTTAAGTACTTCCCAAATTAATCTTTTAAACCGTGCCACCTCCTTACTGTTAAGGTATCCAACAACCTAAAAAACAGAAGCATGAGTTCTTCCATATCGATtcacaaacaaaaaatagaagCAACAATCAATCACATACAAATCCAAATCACTATACGGACTACCGAGTGGGCTATGATGAAAATGTTCTTTGCTGGGCAGGTGGTGTAACTTTCAGGATCTCTGCTTTAATCTTTCAGTAAATTCCCCCCCCTTAATTATCAGACTTGGAAAATGAGGTCAACAGTCATGAACCAAGAATGAAACTTTTCACAATAACTATGAAATTAAAAGTCCAACAATGTAGCATGCAAGATTAATTCTTATTATCATCAAATATTTTGGGCACCAACCTTAAATTTATGAACGTATAGTGAATGGGCAGACACCATTCGACAAAAACAattcagaaaattgaaaaaaaacaataagaaaGAAATGGCCGCATTATTTGCATACTTCGAGCTCGGAGTCATCAATATTTGATAGGCTTTCTGAGACTAAGAGACGTCGCAGGTGACGGAAGAAGAGACAAAGTGGACGAACGACGAAGTGGCTGTCGACGAGAGTTCTTGGTTTCTGAAATTAGGGTAGCTGCAGGGCACAGGAAGGAACTTAGAATCTGAATTAGAAGTTAGAAtataataaacttaaaaaaaaacaaaaaaaaaaaaaacaaaacctcccagcgcctaggcggccgcctaggccgttttttagaacattgttGGTAGCTTTCACTTTGACAGcatctttaaatatttttaattaattataaaatatatttgattaattttttatttttattttaaatgatatttataataattaatatcacaaaataataatttaattcgatacattggagtaaaaagaaaaaccatAAAAATGTCAAAGTGAGACATAAactataaaatttaaattttatatttaaaatttaggATTAAGTACCTAAAATCTTCTGACCTTTTAGTGTCATTCCAAATTggtattaatatttttaaaattttcaaacaagtaCCCAAactattgaaaatgtcacatccGTTATGTTTCAATTGATTTTTCGGCTGATCTCCTAACAAAGAAGAGGATTAAGAATTCATATAGGGTTTTAAGCAGCTTGTTTCTGCTCATGTGATTTCCTTATTCACATATTTTTTGCTAATAAAGCTTCCAGTTCTTTTTTGTGGACAATGAAAATATGGTGGTGGCCGCATCATGGCAGTTCATACCGTTTCAGCAACCTCTGTGACCTACTCAATGTTGCCGGCTTGAGTTATAGGATGGAGTTTGTGGTTGTGCGTTGGTTTGGAGGTGATGGCATGAAGGGGGTGATGGTGACCGTTAATtggacaaaaaaattaattgagaCTTAATggatgtgacattttcaataggttaGTACTTGTTTGAAATGACTAAAAGGTTGAGAACAATTTGACAtgaaggttctaaaagacgctaggcgctagtaaGACGGCGGGTTGAAGCCTAGTGCCTAGGTGGCTAGGCGAGCTCCTAGGCAGACTAgacagatttaagtaaatctttatatttgtgtaaataaatgtctgcttatacttgaaatatatatatactttcatcataaactacaaaacagaatgacatatatattatgaaatattgaaacataatgaaaacatggggaataaggaaataatgtgtgttcatttaagtatgcaacaagttTCTTAcgatttattgaaaaaaaaaatgcaaaatgaaagttatctattttctgtctaaatgagtcgcaacctaggcgggtctaggTGGGCTAGGTGGGTGACTAGGCGGTCTAGGCAGGCGCCTTAGGAAGTCTAggcgtcatttcttaattttcaaatgcctaggcattaatcgaggTTGTGGTcagccgcctagcgcctaggcggttcTAGGCGGgtatttttagaacagtgcatGACACTAAAAGGTCAAGGGATTTTAGGTACTTAATCCTGCAATCTAAAATTTGCATCTTTAGAGATTTTAATGCTGATcgtaaatttcaaattttgaactttttatgTGACCCCTCTTCTTCCCTCTCCCTCATTGAAGGATTTTCTCTCACAAACCCTAACCTTAGCCGTCGGCCTCTCATTTTGGTTTAACTTCCTTCcctatttccttctttaattttCTACAGTTCATTCCTTCTTTAATTTCCTTGCTTTCCATTTTGACCATGTGATCTGGTAAGTTTGCTTATGAGCGTTGTCTCACCTTGCCTTGAGCTATGTCTCAACTTCTTTGAGCTTTATCTCAGTTTATGGCAGTTCTTGTCTCAGATCAAGTTCATGATTTCTTCGGCCCAATTGTTGTTCCTTGTCGCGAATCACTGCCCATCGACATCAGCTACTTGGCTCATTGAGTGTTTCCTCCTTGGATTACATATGGAGACATGCTTTACATTTGGGTGGCTTTTAAAGTGCAATTTACACTAATTTGTAGGATTATGAGAGCACTCAGAGCGCAAGTGGTTCGCCACCCCTATTTTCTATTGGTCAAAATGGTTCGTTGGTTCTTCTTCTCGACGGTGATGGTTTCACAATGATGGTGTGACTCTGTTAAGCGGAGGTGACTGGTCCCTTTGTTCAAATCTAGGGTTTCTTTCCTTTACGGCTGTTATTGACTCCATTATTAGGACTAGCCTTGTATTTCTTTATGTTTGAGTTGATTTGGATTGTCTGTGGACTTTCATAACCTTGttgtaatctttttttttaatgaaattagctctgtttaaaataaattattactcTCCTCCATCACATCACACTTCTTCATTCATCAATTCACCAGTAGTGAGCCCAACTGGCAGTTTCCTTGGGCCCTACAACGAGTGGCATCTGGATCCGAACCCCACTACCATTTCCCCACGCGACACGAGTCCGAGAGCCGGTTACAACATCGTATTCGTCAGGGCCACGTGTCGGGATGGGAAGGGAGTATGTAGACGGAGATGCAGCTGATCGTCACCTCCTTTGATGTGGGCCTTGAAAGTACAAAAGCAGCCTTTTCAGTTCTGAAACACCCGCCCAACTCTTGACAGATTAGTTTGGCACTATACGGTGAATGGCGACTACTCGGTTAAAACTGGATATGGAGTGGCAATGAATTTGATGGAGAATGGCGCCCTGGGCAAGAAAGGACGGGGTGCGTCCAGTATGCTCCGAAAGAACAATTTGACATGGAAAAGAATCTGGAAGTTACAGGTTcccaacaaaatcaaatttttcTTATGGAAGTGCTGCAATAAAGCTCTGGCGGTGCGACATAACCTGCAACGACGACAAATAAGAGTGGAAAATATCTGTGGGGTATGTAACACCTTTGATGAATCGGAAAATCATTTGTTCTTTCAGTGTGAATTTAGCCATCGATTCTGGTTTGGCTCTCCTCTACACATAAACTCTCATGAGTTGGCGGGTGCCGACTTCCTGGAAAACTGGGATAAAATTTGTACCAGTACAAAGAATATGGATAAGGCAGAGGAGATACTCCAGGAAGTTGCGTTTGGCCTGTGGAGGCTCTGGAAGAACAGAAATGACGTGGTATTTAATGGTGTACACAGACAGCATTTGGAAGTCATGATGCTATGGAGAAAGAACATTTATGAGTTTCGCGAGGCTCTGTCCCTGAGTCTCAAGTGCGAAGATCAGCTGATCTCCAATAATCTCAAGACGGAACAAAGTCCACGTTTGCACTGGACGAAACCAAAGTTTGGAACCATCAAAGTGAACACTGATGCGGCTTGGTGCAGTTCCTCTTTGCGAACTGGAGTAGGATGGGTGGGACGCGATTTTGCTGGTCTGCTTCAATTTGCCGGAGGATCGGGAACAAGCATTTGTCATAGCGCGGCGGCTGCTGAGGCTTGTGCTATTCGGAGTGCTCTGGTGTCAAGTATTGAAAATGGCTGTGATAAGGTGATAATTGAATCTGATGCTTTAGGTATCATTAAGATGCTAAGAAAGGAATCCTCACACGACTACAGTATTGAATGCATACTTGGTGACATCGAGATTCTAGTACAGAGGTTAACGTCAGTGACGTTTTCGTTCGTACCTAGGGAGAGCAATCATGCGGCTCACTCGGTGGCGAGGTTTGCCCTACAGCAAGGTGGTGATTATGTTTGGGATTGTATTGGGCCGAAGTTTTTGTTTAATATTCTAGCCCGCGATGTAAACATTCCTATTCTTCTTTAATCTATTCTatctttgattaaaaaaaagttgccctgccagttttttaattttatttttgcaaaGGGCACAGGAAACAGTGTTGACATTGGGAAAATATCCTTGCGGGATTCTTTTCTTAGAAATTTCGGAGATTTTATGATAGGaatcgtttatcgtacattatgtgaatataaatcattttaaatttaaaaatttaaaaataaatataaatagtacttaataaaaattaatcgtACAATATATAATGAACTGTTCCGATCCCGGAATTACCAAGACTCCAAAGAAAGGAATCCGGCTAGGATCCTATTCCATGACATTGTGTACGTGTTGGTGAAAGTACATTTATGCCTTCCATGCATGCTTGACCTGTTGGAGTAATGAAAGATTCAAGAATCTCTACAGAGATATGGGGGTTGTGTCTGTCACGTTGCCCTAGACCGACTGATGGAGTGTGATCGATATGATGAGTCTGATGATGACATCATGGTGGAAAATCAAATTACCATTTATTACGCAAACACCAATCTTAACCTTAAACATTCCATTATaccaaaattagggttttttttgtttttgtttttgttatgaaTAATTCCCCACAGTCCATCTTAATCTGAACTGTCAACATTTTTTATTACCaagttttgcaaaaaaaaaaaaaaaaaaaaaaaaaaaaactatttgtgTGTTTGAATCATGTCACTGATTGTGGACATTTAGATATTGGGTGTCATGAGTAGGAGACCAAAGGAGACAAGTAGCTAGACAACAAGAAGCAAGCGAGAAAGGAAGTTGGGACAAGTTACTTCTATTTAGCACTTTGAGGAGATTTGTCTTTCCTTtcataagagcaagtccacccctaaggattttgtgccagcacccagcgcatttatccactcaattgaacagtaatagaccccagtgaacagtaataggccaaagcatctccacccctaaaaatacGCTGGCACCCAGTctatctaatattatattattttattcatatcaattaatattttatcatttattttattttttcttttttcttctttcttcctttccctctccgatcctttctttctctctctctctctctccctctctctctctctctctcttttccagcTCACTCCCGTGagctctccttctccttcctcttcaaaaccttccatttCTGCACGCCATCCACCCCTGCATCTCCGACGCCGTCGACGCCGTCTTCAAAACCGTCCTTCTGCACGCCGTCCTCCCGTCGTTCTCCCTCCGTGGTTCCTTCCCTCCCGACATCCTCTCCCGCCTCGACTAGCTCCGCTCCTCAGCCTCCACAACAACTCCCTCTCTGACGTCATATGCCCTCCGACGCCACACTGACGTCAGATAGGCCGGTCACAAGGTCTGTCGATTTTAGGCCGGCCTGTGGactggcttgggctgggtgccagtcgATTTCACAGGCTGGAGTGAATTGACAGGGTGCCAGTCTGGTTTTTTGACTGGGTGCTGGGCTCTCTTCTtcccggtggacttgctctaaaagGGTTGATTCGCGGCATGTCAAGCCCTGGTAATGTTGTTCTCTTTACATTGAATTAAACCACATGCTTCATCGCTTGCACGGACTTTCATCAATTCATTATTGAATGGGTAGTCAATACAATTTTGAATGTTTTGCTTATATACAAAGTAACAAATATTATAATTGAattgtttgatcactttttaGTCATTCATTGAAAGAGATACACGACTTAAACAATGAAAAGGAATTAGGATCTCAATGGAAATGTCGTCTGTTAACCAGTTTTTTTGAAATTCTTTTTTTGATAATTGGTAGGAATTTTATATCTTTATTTCCTTCTtagcaaatattttttttttccacaaggTATATATCGTAATGTCTTTCTATAGGATTGCAAGTCTTTTTATTAGCTCGTGTTTGTGGTGCACAATTTTATGGAATGTAGATGTTTGTGGTGCACAATTTTATGGAATGTAGGTAGTTGTTATGATTGATTTGATATCGattcatcctttttttttttaggaaaactaatgaaaatgacttaaaaactttgagttttaacgataaggacaaaataaagggtaaagtgaatagtaccatgattgattttttagtgtaaaaatgtggtttttcattaaagtaaacagtaccaagagcttttcgttaaagtttgtttttttttttgcttcaggAGTTTCATAATTAGATATTGAACCAAACCAtgggtaaattattattattttttaaatcatattattttCGGTGTATAGGATATATCAGTCATTTTATTATCTAGACCTTGGTCGTTCGTTTCTTAACCAa of Malus sylvestris chromosome 6, drMalSylv7.2, whole genome shotgun sequence contains these proteins:
- the LOC126625564 gene encoding uncharacterized protein LOC126625564, with amino-acid sequence MNLMENGALGKKGRGASSMLRKNNLTWKRIWKLQCEFSHRFWFGSPLHINSHELAGADFLENWDKICTSTKNMDKAEEILQEVAFGLWRLWKNRNDVVFNGVHRQHLEVMMLWRKNIYEFREALSLSLKCEDQLISNNLKTEQSPRLHWTKPKFGTIKVNTDAAWCSSSLRTGVGWVGRDFAGLLQFAGGSGTSICHSAAAAEACAIRSALVSSIENGCDKVIIESDALGIIKMLRKESSHDYSIECILGDIEILVQRLTSVTFSFVPRESNHAAHSVARFALQQGGDYVWDCIGPKFLFNILARDVNIPILL